In Cryptomeria japonica unplaced genomic scaffold, Sugi_1.0 HiC_scaffold_204, whole genome shotgun sequence, one genomic interval encodes:
- the LOC131070098 gene encoding probable LRR receptor-like serine/threonine-protein kinase At5g48740, whose product MGYTAMVWVVGLIILWCVAFINAQPGFLSIVCGGKSDYTDENGIEWVTDDNYIEVGQKVEIANSSLPVYQQSVRVFPRPLSKSCYQLPITPKVPHLVRIWFYNGNYSGESGSLLFKFSIETTEMLSLRSIISRGSPLNLPSERILFSSGNALFICLIRTSETVNPFISAIELRTLQQGMYPQAKPGTMLRMDARYDAGGNSTIRYPQDQFDRVWVPLDPQGTQNVVLQGTISTNNTHNFPPSGVMQTAATTLGNESIILYFTQISNPLMLLYFAESHVLNVSGSMTMEVGQIRLILSLERDFSAEEIGFNFGEMPIFGRNFTFDNIKLYRSSNTGADPLINALEYYQLITTELATYSADVDALAAMKNQLKINDWISDPCFGLPWEGIQCNNSPSSVRVSEINLTGRNLTGSIPTVLAQMTELINIHLQNNSLSGELPDWLAQLDNLKELFIDHNNFSGVIPQLLLQKNILTYEGNKYLSNTSQSSTHFNSKRSNVGIIVGAIGGGIIVIAFILIVSIIVYRRRFSKKEIVLEESKGSASGSKSVNILDNDYSVVLVPNPSKSRAFTLEEMMTSTENFSYKIGQGGFGSVFWGKLQSGKQIAVKVLSLFSKQGVLEFLNEIDLLSRVHHKNLVSLLGYCNESRELMLVYEYMFGGSLKDHLYGNSGGQYPNLDWKTRLDIALDAAQGLEYLHVSCTPKIIHRDIKTANILLDENLNGKLADFGLSRVTSDGEDSHVSTAVKGTAGYLDPEYFKTEVLTDKSDVYSFGVVLLEIICGRAPIDAKLSTNEINLVRWVIPFVEIAEYSEKFSEIVDKRLVDNYSIKSIAHVAKLAIRCVADNPSSRPSASEVLAEMKAAVQYHATSMDISEEIDIDYQDQQISPAAHRDISSRDNSSYFSRSES is encoded by the exons ATGGGTTATACTGCAATGGTATGGGTAGTGGGTCTTATCATCTTGTGGTGTGTAGCTTTTATTAATGCTCAACCAG GATTTCTCAGCATTGTTTGCGGCGGGAAATCAGATTACACGGATGAAAATGGTATAGAATGGGTCACTGATGATAATTACATAGAAGTCGGCCAGAAAGTAGAAATAGCAAACTCTAGTTTGCCAGTATACCAGCAAAGCGTTCGAGTCTTCCCACGCCCTCTCAGCAAGTCTTGCTATCAACTGCCCATCACCCCAAAAGTGCCTCACCTTGTAAGAATATGGTTTTATAATGGTAATTACAGTGGAGAATCAGGCTCGTTACTCTTCAAATTCTCCATTGAGACTACGGAAATGTTGTCCCTGAGAAGCATTATAAGCAGAGGTTCACCGTTGAATCTGCCGAGCGAGAGGATTTTGTTTAGTTCTGGTAATGCCCTGTTTATTTGCCTGATTAGAACCTCTGAGACGGTTAATCCTTTTATCTCTGCCATAGAATTGAGAACACTTCAACAAGGCATGTATCCTCAAGCTAAGCCTGGAACTATGTTGCGTATGGACGCAAGATATGATGCCGGTGGAAATTCTACAATCAG GTATCCTCAAGACCAGTTCGATCGCGTTTGGGTTCCCTTAGATCCACAGGGAACACAGAATGTTGTGTTGCAAGGGACAATCTCAACGAACAACACCCACAACTTTCCTCCATCTGGCGTTATGCAAACTGCAGCTACCACGCTTGGCAACGAGAGCATAATTTTGTATTTCACTCAAATAAGCAACCCTTTAATGTTACTGTATTTTGCAGAAAGCCACGTGCTTAACGTATCTGGATCAATGACTATGGAGGTTGGGCAAATCAGATTAATACTCAGTCTGGAAAGAGATTTTTCTGCCGAAGAGATTGGATTCAATTTTGGGGAAATGCCGATATTTGGAAGAAATTTTACTTTTGACAATATAAAGCTGTACAGATCCTCTAACACCGGTGCCGATCCTTTGATCAATGCGTTGGAGTACTACCAGTTGATTACCACGGAGCTTGCAACCTACTCAGCTGATG TTGATGCTCTAGCAGCTATGAAGAACcagttgaaaataaatgattggatTTCAGATCCTTGCTTCGGTCTTCCATGGGAAGGAATCCAGTGCAATAACAGCCCTTCCTCTGTCAGAGTTTCGGAAAT CAACTTGACCGGAAGGAATCTGACGGGATCCATACCCACTGTTCTTGCTCAGATGACTGAACTCATTAACAT ACATTTACAAAACAACAGCTTGAGTGGCGAACTTCCAGACTGGTTAGCTCAACTAGACAATCTTAAAGAGCT ATTCATAGACCACAATAATTTCAGTGGTGTAATTCCTCAACTTCTCCTCCAGAAGAATATATTAAC ATACGAAGGCAATAAGTACCTTAGTAATACGTCTCAGAGTTCAACCCATTTCAACTCAAAGCGGAGCAATGTAGGAATTATAGTTGGAGCTATAGGAGGCGGCATCATAGTAATAGCTTTTATTTTGATTGTAAGTATTATTGTGTATCGAAGGAGATTTAGCAAAAAGGAGATTGTACTTGAAGAGTCAAAAGGCAGCGCATCAGGAAGCAAATCAGTAAATATCCTTGACAACG ACTACTCAGTAGTTTTGGTACCAAACCCATCAAAATCCCGTGCGTTTACCCTAGAAGAGATGATGACATCTACAGAGAACTTTAGCTATAAGATCGGACAAGGTGGCTTTGGTTCTGTGTTCTGGGGTAAATTGCAGAGCGGAAAGCAAATTGCAGTAAAAGTGCTCTCTCTTTTCTCCAAACAAGGAGTTCTAGAGTTTCTAAACGAG ATTGATCTTCTGTCCAGAGTTCATCACAAGAACTTGGTGTCTTTGCTTGGTTATTGCAATGAATCCAGAGAATTAATGCTTGTATACGAATATATGTTTGGAGGGTCCTTAAAGGATCATCTTTATG GTAACAGTGGGGGGCAATATCCGAATCTAGATTGGAAAACCAGGCTTGATATAGCTTTAGATGCAGCGCAAG GATTGGAGTACCTTCACGTAAGTTGCACCCCAAAAATAATTCACAGAGATATAAAGACTGCCAACATTCTTCTAGACGAAAATTTGAATGGAAAGCTGGCAGATTTCGGTCTTTCAAGAGTAACAAGTGATGGAGAGGATTCTCATGTGTCAACTGCTGTGAAAGGAACAGCCGGATACCTAGATCCAGA GTATTTTAAGACAGAAGTCCTGACTGACAAGAGTGATGTGTATAGTTTTGGGGTGGTGTTGCTAGAGATCATTTGTGGCAGGGCACCTATAGATGCAAAACTTTCTACGAATGAAATTAATCTTGTTAGATGG GTCATACCGTTTGTGGAGATAGCTGAGTATTCTGAAAAATTTTCAGAAATAGTGGACAAGCGATTGGTTGACAATTACAGCATAAAATCCATTGCTCATGTGGCGAAGCTAGCAATTAGGTGTGTTGCAGATAACCCATCGTCAAGACCTAGTGCAAGCGAAGTGTTAGCAGAGATGAAAGCGGCTGTGCAATATCATGCAACAAGTATGGATATCTCCGAAGAGATCGATATTGATTATCAAGATCAGCAGATAAGTCCGGCTGCACACAGGGACATCAGTTCAAGGGATAACAGTTCCTACTTTTCACGGTCAGAAAGTTAG